From the Sardina pilchardus chromosome 11, fSarPil1.1, whole genome shotgun sequence genome, the window TCCCTTGTGTTgagatccaaataaaagtattaaaatgtgtgcgcgcacgcgcttGTGTGCAGTTGCGATTTGCTTGTTACCTTGTCAGTTTGAGACTTGTTAAGGTACAtccaaacaaaatgtttgtgtttgtgtgtgtctgtctgtctgtctgcctgtcaatCTGTATATGAAGGGTCACACTCAGGCGGTCCGCTGTCTAGCCTTTAGCCCTGATGGGAAGTGGCTGGCCTCCGCTAGTGATGACGCCACTATAAAggtaggagagtgtgtgtggtgatgtgttcTGATGAGTGTCTTGTTTTTGTGaaatgttttgggtttttttgtccattttttttttgtttaacatTTGAAGTTCCACAACAACATTATGGGAAATTAGCTTACGTTTGAGGGATAGCCTTGTTGGGTTCTGCCCACTTCAGtgagctatgctaagctaagctaacggTCGGTGCGCCAGACTGAGTTACTGCAGGTACAGAGACGAGAAGGTTATGTAACATCTCATTTAATTCTTATTCATTAGCTCTTATTTATGTggatggtggtagtgtagtggataaggagctgtgCTAAGTCATGTGTAAGCTGAGCTGTGCTAAGATGTGTAAGTCAGAAACAAATTGAGAACATTTCCCAAAATGTTAATCTGTTCCTTTaactatatatctatatactgTGGAGCTATATATATCTTGCGTGTAGATGTGTGTACACTTTTATGATGGGATTTCAATTCTCAAGAGAAAGTATGGACTTATTATTATGTGTGGATAacgatgtgaatgtgtgtgtgttttagctatGGGACCTGCAAGCGGGAAaaatgatcacagaattcacCTCACATACAGCAGCAGTCAACATTGTTCAGTTCCACCCTAATGAGTATCTACTCGCCTCAGGTAGTGCAGACaggtatgtgtgtctatctatctatatatatatatatatgtttgtgtgtttgtgtgtgtgtgtttgtgtgtgtgtgtatgagcgtttTCAAAATGAGGAAGGTAAATGTAGCCTCTTATCCTTCTATTGGTTTTCATCGGCACCTTCTATTGACCCTAAGCTACTCATGATATCCAGTACGCTAGAGTCTGTAGATTAGATTGGATATGCAAATAACatgttggtctgtgtgtttgtgttgtttaggACCATTAAACTGTGGGATCTGGAAAAGTTTAAGATGATCGGCTCATCGGAGGGGGAAACCGGAGCTGTCAggttagttttttgtttgtgtactatGTATgtgcgagagcgagagaaagagagagagaaaacacacaacacaaggctTGTTCAATAAAATAATTTGATCATTTTTGCATGCAGCCACctcattcgtgtgtgtgtgtgtgtgtgtgtgtgtgtgtgtgtgtgtgtgtgtgtgtgtgtgtgtgtgtgtgtgtgtgtgtgtgtgtgtgtgtgtgtgcacgcaggtGTGTAGCGTTCAGTCCTGATGGGGGCTGCCTATTCAGTGGCTCTGTGGACACGCTGCGGGTCTATGGCTGGGAGCCGGACCGCTGCTTTGATGTGGTGCCAGTGGGATGGGGCAAGGTGGCAGACCTCTCCATCTGCAACAACCAGCTGGtgggttttacacacacacacacacacacacacacacactcactcctacaATTCTATACAAGATGTCAAGATGCatacacaatatactgtacacacacacacacacacacacacactcctacaatTCTATACAAGATGTCAAGATGCatacacaatatactgtacacacacacacacacacacacatactcctacaATTCTATACAAGATGTCAAGATGCatacacaatatactgtacacacacacacacacacacacatttccatacaTATGTGAATACATTCATTGTCTGAAATGTTTAAGTATCCAGGAAACAGTATTGACCCTCTTAACTTTCccccacattctctctccctcagattGGTGTGTCCAGCAGTCAGTGCACAGTCAGCTCGTACGTAGTGGATCTGAACCGGGTCAAGCGCTCGGGCTCTGTGATCCAGGGCGTGATCCAGGACAACAAGCCGCTAGCAGAGCCGCCATCTAAAGGAGCAACGATCCGCCGCAACTATGAGCGCCCAATCACCTCCTGTACAGGACAGAGGTATAGACCATAGCATTTCACATACTTAttaacgcatgtgtgtgtgtgtgtgtgcttaattgtcatctctctcaccctattcacacacacacacacacatatacacacaaacactctgtcACACATCAGACATGCATTAAACAGGTGATACTTAATTTGTCAAAAGATGTAAGTGTAAtgaaaatatatgtgtgtgtgtgtgtgtgtgtgcgtgcgtgctcagAATGAAGCAGAACTCGGAGTCGGACAGGCGGAGTCCGGAGGGCGAGCGGCGCAGCCCCAGCAGTGAGGACGAGCgcgaggagaaggagagcagcGCCGAGATCACCAACCCCGACGACTACAAAGAGATCTTCCAGCCGCGCAGCGCCatctgtgagacacacacacacacacacatgtacacatacacacacacatgtacatgtacacatacagaaacacatctACAGAGGAAATATAAGAACACTATTCAGTATACTTTACTTGgaatttatatttaactttataCATCTGATTTCTAGTTTACTATTGTGTGATGCTGGTCTCCATTAGTGGGGCTCCATTGGCTTCAAAGCTGACCTGGTCACTCGGTCTCTCCCTTTTTCATTCAGCTCGAACACCTCCCAAAAGAACTGAGCCTTTTCCAGCCCCACTAGACGATGGTAcgagaatgtgcgtgtgtgtacacacacacacacacacatacacatatttatttCTGAGTATGCCTTTGTATAATTCCATAGGCTGTATAAGGCCATTCACAATAAACGTATGATTTCTTCCCTCCATCCACCTAGCTGAAAGTTTCCCAGTGAAGCCAAATCAGATCGACATTGTGACTCCAATATCTGATAGGGCAGCGGTGAGTACCTGTCGGGGATGTAGTTTTAATTAAGAATGAGAGTTTCACCTGTGTTTGTAGGGCATCATTAAAATGGTATTTATGTCTATTTTGCAGCCTTTTAACCTGAAAGCCCAGCCAATAGCAACATCCACGCCTGTCTTAAGGGTGGAGCCAACCATAGTAGCCACTGCTCCACGCTCTGTTCCCGTGGTGACGTCGTCTGTTGCCCCCGCAAACCGACCCATTGTTACCACGGCGAAGACGAGGCAGCAGCCAGCTGTAATCATGTCCTCTCGGAACAAACCAATTGGACTCAATGTGGGAGACTTTCTGccggttagcacacacacacacacacacacacacacacacacacacacgcacacacacagaatgtggtCATATTTATTATTAATAAGTACTTTGTATCAGATGGATAAATATCAGATTGGATAAATGGTAACATATATGTTCTAATAATATATCTGTCTTTCAGTCTGATTGACTGCGAGTGTAATGACAGGCAATTGTATGCGTTAATATCatagagtaagtgtgtgtgtgtgtgtgtgtgtgtgtgtgtgtgtgtgtgtgtgtttcagcctgGTGGAATGACTGACGAGGAGGCTTTGGGTCAGATTAAGAAAGGTCACGACacaatgtgtgtgatgttgaccAGTCGCTGCAAGAACCTCAACACTGTACGAGCTGTGTGGGGCAATGGAGACATCAAGGTGACCCCTCAACAGCTGTGTTGTACTTAACTGGCCGAAAAGCTCATTTAT encodes:
- the katnb1 gene encoding katanin p80 WD40 repeat-containing subunit B1; the encoded protein is MAAASTTKTSWRLQEMVAHSSDVSSLALGKTSGRLLATGGEDCRVNIWAVNKPNCIMSLTGHTNPVECIQFSSSEEQVVAGSQSGSLRVWDLEAAKILRTLMGHKANICSLDFNPFGEFLASGSMDTNIKLWDVRRKGCVFRYKGHTQAVRCLAFSPDGKWLASASDDATIKLWDLQAGKMITEFTSHTAAVNIVQFHPNEYLLASGSADRTIKLWDLEKFKMIGSSEGETGAVRCVAFSPDGGCLFSGSVDTLRVYGWEPDRCFDVVPVGWGKVADLSICNNQLIGVSSSQCTVSSYVVDLNRVKRSGSVIQGVIQDNKPLAEPPSKGATIRRNYERPITSCTGQRMKQNSESDRRSPEGERRSPSSEDEREEKESSAEITNPDDYKEIFQPRSAISRTPPKRTEPFPAPLDDAESFPVKPNQIDIVTPISDRAAPFNLKAQPIATSTPVLRVEPTIVATAPRSVPVVTSSVAPANRPIVTTAKTRQQPAVIMSSRNKPIGLNVGDFLPPGGMTDEEALGQIKKGHDTMCVMLTSRCKNLNTVRAVWGNGDIKTSLDSAVSIKDLSIVVDILNIVNLKPSLWKLDLCTSILPQIEVLLQSKYESYVQTGCVSLKLILKRFWPLISDTLTAPPSVGVDITREERHQKCKACYKQLLNLHKVVKNQAKQVGRHGSTFTELQLLMAPLDN